CCCAATGCCCGGCCCCCCACCCTACCCTGAACACCCTGCCTCCCCATCCAGTCCCAcagcaccctgcccccccacccagcccccaacaTCCTGCTCCCTGAAGGAGGATGCTGGATTTGCATGGGGCTCCCCCTAGAATGCTCACCCACGCCCCAAACACAGTCTTCCTGAGAAAGAACATGGGGCTGCTGCCCCATACAcgctcctgcccccccagagccaAGGACCCACCCCCCATGCACCCTGCAGTCCCAGAGACCGAACAGtccacacacccctctcctgaCACGTGCCCCCCCCCAAGACGTGGCCCAaggaccagccctgcccccaacacacCAACCCCAGAGAAACAACAGAgcgctgcccccagcccccccacgcGACCCCAGTTCCCTGTGGGCATCTCACCTTGGGTACGCGGGACTCTGGCAAGATCATGGATTTGGTGTAGCTGAGCCGGGCAGCCCGGACACTGCCCCCGCCCTGCGCCAGCGTCTCCCCCAGGTCAGCGGCTGCTGAGTCCTCGGGGCTCAGGGCCTCCACAGGGAGCAAACTCTGCATGGGAGAGGGGAGTGAGTCAGGGAGTGCCCCCATCCCGCAGCATggtggtgcccctcactcccgacccacagccctgctagcccagccctgggctccccccagctcttccgatgcccctcactcccgacccacagcccctgctagcccagccctggggtcccgcCAGCTCTtccgatgcccctcactcccaacgcgcagcctcctgctagcccagccctgggctccccgcagctctGCCGGGGCCCCTCCTGACCTGCTCTGCTCTTGGTACCATGCTCCTGGGACACTGTCGCAGCAGGAGACTCCCGGGATTTGCCCAtggcccccccagctccctcccctgcctggggTGCTTCGTTAGAGCAATTAGTGCTGAGCCTTCTCAGGCACCTGGCGGGCAGCCCGGGTGCTTGGCTCAGCCAGGCTAGGGCATAGAAGGCCGGGCAGCACACCCAGCCCAGGGGGACAACGGGGCAGCCTCCCCTACCATTTCCCGGTGGCGCCGTGGAGGTTTCCAAGATTTGTCGCCTGTCTCCGGGTTGTAAAAGTAGCTGCGGCCGGTGCTAGGGTCGAGGTGGCGCTCCCAGGTGTCCAGCACCTGCAGCGGGGAGCCGCAGGGGTTGGggggctcccccctcacccgctTTATCTCCTCCAGGTTGCAGTAAATCGGGGGCTCTTCCATGGTGGCTCCAGGGGGTGGAACCTGCAGGGCATGTGGAGTGATGGTTACTGtcagggctgctgcccccaggAGCTACAgaggaccccccaccccaatgtcAGAGTCGGGGGTGCACAGTCAGAGAGAATCCAGCCTGCGTGGGAGCAGAGGGTCCAAAGTTCCTCGCAGAGCCCCaaggaggggctgcgggtcgggagtgagggacaccagcagagatggggggggctggcagctggaagaggtcagtctcctgggctgggactcggggggggagggccctgggctctcccccgcccccagatgCACTTTGCTGAGCGTCTCTGGTGGGTGCTAACCAGCCCTGTCCTGTGCTGGATTCCCAGTGACTAACAACCCGCCTGTCACCCGCTGCCTGGGGGTCCCTGCCGtccgtggggggggggcagggcccttgGGGGGCATGTCAGGCTCCCCCAGGGGAGCTCACGGCATGACTGAGGTCAGACCCATGAAGCGCCGAAGCCGAGCCGGTTCCTTGCCCGGGAGGGAATGAGCCCCAAGGGGGACCCccccccagagtcctggctggcaGGATCCGGGGCAGGTGCTGAGCACCGGGGCTGGGATCCCACGACACACTCGCCCCCTCTCTCTCCCGTCCCTGGGCGAAGCAGATAAACTTTTGCCTTAGCCAAGGTCAGTAACCGTTTCCCCAGAGCGGCTTGGAACAACGCCAGGGGCCCTGAGCCGCGTGTCAGCTGGTGCTCCCGGCTCCCACCCCCctcctgagcctcctgctccccctcgtcctcagcccctggctccctCCCCCCTCTTGAGCCCCCTGGTCCCCCCCATCCTAACCCTCTgtccccaaccccttgctctgccCACTCCACCCTACCACTTCCTGCTTCACCCATCATCCCCGCCCTCATACTCCCGGCCCCCTCGtccctgctcagcccctctgTCCCCTACTCTGTGCCTCTCTGCACCCGGTTCCCTCCCTGCAgtgcccttcctccctccccatgactctctcctccccctcctgccacccaAGTCCTGCTGCCTGCCCTCCGCCCAGGTCCCAAGCAGACACTCACAGCTTGGCGCTGCTGCTCAGCCCGTcagtccccctccccaggggGGCCGCTGAACACTCAGCCCCggccccccgcagcagctgggCCTGCAACTTTTGGGGAGCTGAGTCTGTAGTGTTGCTCCAGGCTGCACCCCGTGGGgcagcccctcccacagctcacCCCACATCCTGTGGGTTAGCACAACCCTTGCACCTACACTTCCCTCCCTGTGgtcagagaaaggaagaaagaggaaggcGGGTGGATGGGACGGGGAAGGCTCCTAAATGAACCCAAGGCCAGAGccagggaacccagggctgggctagcagggggctgcgggtcaggagtgaggggcaccggcagagctgggggtggggagcccagggctggctagcaggggctgcgggttgggagtgaggggcaccggcagagctgggggtggggagcccagggctgggctagcaggggctgcaggttgggagtgaggggcaccagcagagctggggggctgcccACACGCTGTGGGactgctccacccctgcctgTCTGCTCTGAGTAGGTGATGTGGAGAAGGGCAGGGCGGGACGGTGGGGGGAGCCAGatgcacacacccctgcccctccccccagaggcCATACTCACTCCAGGGGGGCTGACCCCCTGGCCCACCAGCTCCGGGCACCGCTCCTGCTGCCATCTGGGGGCGAGCGCGTCCCTGCCGGGGCTCTGGGCCAGGCCGGTGGCGCTGATGCTCCTGCTGACGGGGTGGGCCGGGCCGAGCTGGGGGCcggggtcccaggctggcaggctcAGGCTGTGGCAGGAGTGGTGGCCAGGctcagcaggctgggctggggggctggacAGGTCCTGAAGGGATCGGTACCGTGGCTGCAGGCCTGGCAAGGGGGAGAGAACAGCTGGGTCAGAGCCCCTGGTGCGCCAgggggcagcggggggagggaaggcggCGCCTCGGCTTATGAACAGCACCTGGGCCGACAGAGGGTCCCCCACTGCTCAGCTCAGAGCCTGGGACACCCCCCGCCAGCTCTGGACATGACCCCACTGTCCCCCTGGCTTCACAGCTCATTTGACAGAAGCCTCCTCTAGTGCCCTGGCTGAGCCCCCCCACCCGCTCCCTGCAGCTCAGcgtcccctgctgagccccccacccagctccctgcagcccagtgccccctgctaaGCCCCCCACCCGCTCCTTTcagcccagtgcctcctgctgatccccccacccagctccctgcagcacagagccccctgctgagccccccacccagctccctgcagcacagagaccCCCAGCACCACACTGGGGCCAGCGTCCCCTGCTGAACCCCCTGTGACAAAACGAGAATTTTGTAACATTTCCAAGAAGCCTGTGCGCGCCTCAGTTTCCACCCTGTTCCCCGGGGTGGCAAAGGGCCGTTTGCTCCCAGGGCAGGCGAAGAGGTGGAGGTGTGGGTGGCGCCCGGCTGGCCTGGCCTTAATCCCAGGAGCGGCTGCGAATACAATGGCCACCCCAATTGCCCAGACACTGATACCTAGCAACCCAGGACAGAGATCTGGGCCCCGCCTCTCCGCAGGGGGGCTGAGTGGGCGAGGGGCTGGAGAAGGGCTGGCTACTGCATAGGAGGTGGGCTCTAGGGTACGGAGAGTCAGAGCTGGAACAAGGGGGTTCCCCACAGCCTGGCCGACTGCTGGGGTGCCCAGAGCCTTTGTCCCTCGGCGCTAGCCCAGGGCTTCCCGGGCCAGGGTCCCGGTGACATACCCGCCATGGGAGTGCCCCTGCAGCTGGCAGGCGAGGGGCACAGAGCGGACTAGTCACCCTCAGGGGTCTGTCTCAGCGAGACTCGCTGGCGGAGCTTCTGGCGGGACACAGGGGGGCTGATGGCCAGGAGGCCAGTCTAAGGAGGCAGGGAAGCCACGTGGGAGACCCTGGACAGAGAGCGAGGGGGTCTGGCTCCTCCCAGAGATCGGACCTaatcctgtggatctgtgacaccCCCAGGtcagtccctgcagcccagtaTCCACTCGTGCCAAGTTGGGAGGGGAGCCCTCACCCCGGTCCCTGGCAGACACTCACCCGGGGATGGGTGCTGCCCAGTGCCAGTGGCTGCCAGCAGCGTGGCGCTCAGCCATGGGCCATCCTGCACTTGAGGGGCCACCTCCGCCACGTAGGTGGCCGGCACGAAGATGGGCCGTGCCCTCCGGGGATCGCTGAGCCGCCGCACCTGCCACCAGTCCTCGTTGGACttgtgcagcagcaggaagcgCTCGCCCTCCTCGATGGCCACCTGGCGCCCATCCTCCGCCTCGTACTGGTAGTCATAGAGGGCTCGCAGCGCCACGGCCGAGGAGCCTGATGAGGGGCCGGCCCGGCGCCAAGACCGGCCTTCCAGTCGCCACCGCCCTGACAGCATCTCAGCGAGGGGGAGAGTGGCTGGCCGCTCAGTGTGCGCCACGAGCCCAGCCCAGCCGCGGCCCAGCACCGTCATCTGGAAGAAGAAGGCAGGGGACCAGGCTGAGACATGGGGCGTTGGCCTCAATGGCACGGGGAAAGGGGGACCAGCTGGCTCGGGGTGCGGGGAATGGGGGCTTCCCCCTCTGGGACGCACGGTGCCGGTGTGTGCCCAGGCGGCCCGACCCACTGCTCCCCCTAGTCCCAGACCTCCTGGCCTCAGGCCTGCTGCTGGACCAGCCGGGGGGCAGACGGGGGGGCACTGCACTGACTGGGACATGGCTGCTTGCCTTACCCCCCCCAGAGGACATGTCCAAGCCAGTGCTCAGTGCCCTGGTAGTGGCCAGTGGGTGAGGCCACATGGCTACAGGAAGCCCAGATGCTGCTACAAcaggaagccagccagctctgcggCTTTCCAGCCAGTGGCTCATAGCAGGCGGCCACGTACAGCTCGAGGTGATTGGCTCTGtcgggtgggggggcagggaccaggcagccttgggcagaggagagcagaagCGGCTCTTGCCCAGGGCCTGAACCAGCAATTGTATGGTGGAGACACAGCTTTGGGGATCCCCGCTCCTCCCCGGGGTGACCCCAACATTTCCCCCAGAGGCATGACCCTGGGGGGCATCTTCCAGGCCCCTTCCTCTGCCTGTGCGCCCTGGGCCTTGGGGATGGAGATGGAGCCGAGAATCGGCATGGCAAGGGGGCTCAGCCCAGGCTCTGTGCCCATGGGTCCGCTGCACGTGCCCAGAGCCACAGGGGCAGGCGTCTGCATGGGGttgggcagaggagggggccAGCTGCCCTGAACCCAAGGAGAGGACGTGGCCAGGAGGGACCTCAGGCTCCGGGATGGGCTAGGCTGGAGGTGTTGGTGCAGCACGCAGGGACTCACCACCGCCGGGGTGCTGCCATGGGGGTGGCCTGCAGGacctggggggaaaggagaaaagcagGCACTGAAGGGTACCAGGGTGCTGAGCTGGGTGCATCCGTCACCAAGGGGTGAAGGCCAGGGCTGCGCTTACAAAACTGGCGCCCCTGGGACAAAGTCggaatgttcttgatgttttCTTTGAATGCTGGGTGGGGAgcattgacctgggaaggttgcagaggagttttgctgggactggctgcattggggatgggagactttccctgagggaggatacctgagcaggtaaaaggagaacccaggaggggggttggaggccaggtgacaccctCTGCTCAAGACACTGgataaagggtgggggaggagccagggggaggctgAGATGGCTAGAGGGAGTTTCAGTTGGGAgttggctggggaaatggaggggagctcAGATGGGATCTTGCCTCCCaacagggctctggcctccctgcccacccccttcccaagagggacctaactgaggggtcctgttgcCTGTACGtacaagacctgtcttggactgagTTCCTGTCGTCCAATAAACCTTCTATGTTACtcagagtcacggtgaatcgcaggaagatgggggtgcagggccctgactcctccACAATCTGTGAaacccctgccagcccaggctCTCAAAGCCCTGTCAGCAGGTCAGCCTAGCCCCACTGACAGAGTGGGAACCTGGGGCACGACAGGGGGATACCCCCAAGGCAGAGTTACCAGCAGAGCCAggggtggaacccaggagtcctgactcccagccctccgctctaaccactagatcatctcTCAGAGCTGgagattgaacccaggagtcctggttcccaggccccccctctaaccactagatccccccatcccctctcagagctggggatggaacccaggactcctggctcctgACTGCCCATTCTGCATGTGACTATAGGAAGGGGGAGCCAGACACAGCGCGCCTGTCGGGATCTCCAGCGGCAGGACTGGTGTTTGCTCTGCGCTGCATGGGGCCAGTTCACGCCTTCCCCTGTGCAGCCAAGAACCAAggtgccagttggcaccaaggaGGGCAATTAAGGCTTGGAGTGACTGGCCAAGGACCgggtggggtatgtgtgtgttctTGGTTTCCGTCTCTGAGATGCTTCGGCTGGATGGAGGAGCGGCTGGGGGTCTTGAAGTCGAGGACCCCGAAAAGGCAGCCGCTGGCCcagcctcactcccctccccccgcccttgaGGTAGCACAAAGGACCTGGTTTTAATTGTTTTCgtacagtcacacacacacacacacaccccgacgTGCAGAGCGCAGGTACCGCATTTCCGCTCAGAGATGGGCACCGGCTTCCTGTGAGCCGAGCTGCGGCGTGAGCAGAGTGAGTCTCTGTCTCCAGCGCCCTGGGGCGCAGCCCATGCTCAGCCCAGATGGGAAGCAGAGAACTGGGTCGGGGGAAGACCCATGTGATAGGAGAGTCCTGTTCCCTCTAACCCACCTCCCTGCCGGGGCCTCATCAGACTCCACCGCACCCCCCAGGACAAACCTCAATTTGACGGGATGCAGCTAGCTCTGGGTGGTGCCTACATTGCAGCCAGCAATGAGGATTAACAGCCCTTCAAGACTCTGCATCCCCCAGGCCTTCTCTGCTTCTTTATCACTGATTCCAAAATACGGCATGCCCCCCCTTGGCCAGGGGGCTATTCCCTGGAGACCCCTTCAATCTAGTCACTCTGGGGGACTGCATCTGACAGCCGAGCCTTGTCAATTACCCCTGCCTCTGTCCAGTTCTGTCCCTTCCTCTCGCCCGAAGCTGCTAGTTCTGAAATGGACTGTCCTTGGCAAGTCATCGGTTAAACAGGACCCTCGGCCCTGCATGAAACCAACGGTAGTCCATCGAAAATGCAGCTGAGGCGCTGAGCAAACCTCTGCCAAATCCAACAGGAGCCGCAGGGAGGCGTGATGGCTTGGGCAATCAGAGACATGcccactgagagggagggaggctgcTGTGGGGATGGGATACAGGGCAGGGATCTAGGAGATCAGGGTTCCTCTGCCGCTGACTCGCTGGTGATCTTGGGCAAACCATTTCATTTACCccggcctcagtttctccatctggaaaatgggaatCTGCATCTCCCACAAACAACACACCTGgattttcctccttctctctcttaccaaTTGCTTGCCCCCCTCGTGGGCGTTGGGAAGCCTGGGGCCTCGTCCTAGGGCAGCCACTTCTGAGGTACAAAAACATAGGATAGGTGGGTGATCCTGAGCCtctaaaactggacagctggcagcGTGTGCAGTGCAAGCATCCTTGCACATTTCCCAAGACAGCTACACCTCCAGAAATGGCCCATCCTGGGAAAATCTGGACAGGCAGCAGCCCTGCCTAGTCTGCCCCTTTCAACCGTTCCCAGGAGTAAAGAGTCCCAACTACCACCCCTCTGTTTTATTCTccgtccctgcagcctggacagcCCGGCTTAGCCTGGGTGGCTCCCCCAGATGTTGTTCTGAAAGCTGCACTTCCTTGCGTGCCGGGGGCGGTGTGGAGACAGACAACATGTGGTTTGAATCGCCGGCTCAGCGCTTTTCCTCTTGCAAAGTTGTGCCTCAGACAACCTGCAGCCGTGCGTGGCACCACCCCGGCGGTGGCTATGTGTGGCTCCTGCCCGATCATGGCCGTGCGTGGCACCAGCTCGGCAGTGGCTGTGCGTGGTTCCAGCTGGACGATGCCCATGCGTGGCTGTAGTAGTAGGATTTAGCCCAGCAGTGGCTCTTTGCACCTGTATGGGATGCCCAGGCAGCAGCACCTGTGTTGCGTTGACGGGGTTTTTCCCACTGGTGCATGATCTCGGAGGGAGACTTGCAGAGATGCCCCCCTCCCTACGTATCTTTCTAGGGAGCCCCATGGCTCTGAGCAGCATCTCACGAGGGCTTCAGTGCCTGGAGTGTGGGTACCTTCTCCCTGTCTAAGAGGCTGGGCAAAAAAGTCCTTCCCTGTCCCATTAGGCCCCTTACCTGGCCGCTCACTGTCCAGTCGCTTCCCTCACTGCAGGACCTCCTGCTACTTTGCTGACAGCTTCGCAGCAGCGGCTGCCAAAGGAGGAGGGTCCTGGGACAGCACAGGCCCACGTCAGCAGCTGTAGTGACACCTCCTCGGCCATGTGAcaggcagccagggctggcccTGGGCACAGAGATTGGTTGCTGCTGagggcaccaggactcctgggttctattcctggctgtgggaagggagcagggcctAGTGGATGAGAGTGGTGGGAGGGACTAGTGAACTCCTGGATTCTGCTCCTGGttgtggggtctggtggttagagcggggggaggggcgccagatctcctgggttctgttcccagttctggaAGGAGGTGTGCTCTAGCAGCAAGAACAGAGGACTGGATTCGGGATTCCTGGGTCCCATCTgttgctctgtcactgactcaaaGGGTGAGCAGTGGGTGTTCTCCACTCAGGCTGTGCCAGGGAAGGTGATGCTGTGAGCCGAGTGTGCATCCGGCAGCGGAGTCTGGTGCGTATTGTTGCTCGTTGCTCTCTTGTGCCATGCTGCTGTGGTTGGTCTGTGCGGTAGCTGAGCTCTGGAGCACACGCTGGCCTCCTCACAACCCCAGTGAGCACCCTGGGGTGCGCCCAAGTGCTGCAGGTCTGAGGGTTTGGGAGTCTCTATCCTCGTCTTGTCTGTTACGAAGGAAGCTGTTAGCCCCAATCTGAACTTTCCTGGATTTTCCCAGCAAACTCCACAGCCTACACCGAAAGGAAGGGTGGGCCAGCAGTGGGGCACATACATAACCTGGGTTCAAGGCCTTGCTCTGGCAGCTTCACTGGGTGACTATAGGCACGTCACTTTgtgtctttgtgcctcagtttcccttctgtgtAACAATGGGGCCAGAGAAGGGTTAAACCCTAGACAGATTGATCCAGCCCATTGTCCCTGGGAACGCTGTGAGGTCTTGATGTCATGACATCGTCTCCTACGTCAGAAGGGCTATGACATCACCAGAGGCGGCATGCGAAGGTGAGGGCGAAGCGAGTGTGCGGTCAGAAATGGCGAGTGTCACGCGTGATGTGGGGTGCAATCCCATGACGTCGTGGCTTTCCGTCaggcagccccgccccccccccgtgaCAATGCTCCCATGATGTCATGGCGAGTGCTGGTGACATCACAGCGTGGTGCTGTGACGTTCCTACGGACATTTTGCATGGGGtaatgaggtgtgtgtgtgtgtgtgtgtgaaatgagaTCAACTGGGGGGAGGATCGGCCCCTAACCATAGTAACCATGGCCACCCGAGCCCCGTTTCCTGGTAACCATAGCAACCCCGGCCAAGACCCCTCTCC
This DNA window, taken from Chelonoidis abingdonii isolate Lonesome George chromosome 26, CheloAbing_2.0, whole genome shotgun sequence, encodes the following:
- the ARHGAP9 gene encoding rho GTPase-activating protein 9, which codes for MLSVSTPPPARKEVQLSEQHLGEPPRLSRAVQAAGTENKTEGWSCRPPPWQHPGGAWSPAFFFQMTVLGRGWAGLVAHTERPATLPLAEMLSGRWRLEGRSWRRAGPSSGSSAVALRALYDYQYEAEDGRQVAIEEGERFLLLHKSNEDWWQVRRLSDPRRARPIFVPATYVAEVAPQVQDGPWLSATLLAATGTGQHPSPGLQPRYRSLQDLSSPPAQPAEPGHHSCHSLSLPAWDPGPQLGPAHPVSRSISATGLAQSPGRDALAPRWQQERCPELVGQGVSPPGVPPPGATMEEPPIYCNLEEIKRVRGEPPNPCGSPLQVLDTWERHLDPSTGRSYFYNPETGDKSWKPPRRHREMSLLPVEALSPEDSAAADLGETLAQGGGSVRAARLSYTKSMILPESRVPKVRCPQGTGSLQEMGLIRGLDVDGIYRVSGNLAVIQKLRFAVDRERAVTSDGRYVFPEQPCQEERLSLADPEWDDVHVVTGALKLFFRELPEPLVPFALFDAFVAAVKLPTYDERVQRLAELVQSLPPPNYATLRYILAHLRKVMEYADANRMTRQNIGIVFGPTLLRPEKELASMAVDMVHQNQAVELLLAEFQRIFPAPGAS